From one Triticum urartu cultivar G1812 chromosome 3, Tu2.1, whole genome shotgun sequence genomic stretch:
- the LOC125548653 gene encoding uncharacterized protein LOC125548653, whose amino-acid sequence MKKGGGKTSGCFFCLGAPMRALSRACDLYVGCMPGCARRMPAGAVMGGRGFGRSATTMHLRKSSDRADDLVRAASRQRRVAPEPAVVGAAKKKVHLSQAPAAVPTGRKGPAMVTITEDGPCEFGACPLKRPEQRSRGAAAGGLAARGCGFGAIKVGGEAFESRA is encoded by the coding sequence ATGAAGAAGGGTGGCGGGAAAACGAGCGGGTGCTTCTTCTGCCTCGGCGCGCCGATGCGCGCGCTGTCCAGGGCGTGCGACCTCTACGTGGGCTGCATGCCCGGATGCGCGCGCCGGATGCCGGCGGGGGCGGTCATGGGCGGCCGCGGCTTCGGCAGGTCGGCCACGACCATGCACCTGCGGAAGAGCTCGGACCGCGCCGACGACCTTGTCCGCGCCGCATCCAGACAGCGCCGCGTCGCGCCCGAGCCAGCGGTCGTCGGGGCAGCGAAGAAGAAGGTCCACCTTAGCCAGGCCCCGGCGGCTGTCCCGACGGGGAGGAAGGGCCCGGCGATGGTGACCATCACTGAGGACGGGCCGTGCGAGTTCGGCGCCTGCCCGCTGAAACGTCCAGAGCAGAGGAGtcgcggcgcggcggcgggcggactGGCCGCGCGCGGCTGTGGTTTTGGTGCCATCAAGGTGGGGGGCGAGGCATTCGAGAGCCGAGCGTGA